Proteins from a single region of Gemmatimonadaceae bacterium:
- a CDS encoding Uxx-star family glutaredoxin-like (seleno)protein, with the protein MSEVELFGGSGCQYTAELREQLMWEQREFVEYDVETDVVALRRMIELTGGQRTVPVLVVDGRVEQIGWHGRGCTVSPP; encoded by the coding sequence ATGAGTGAAGTGGAGCTCTTTGGCGGAAGCGGATGTCAATACACCGCGGAGCTGAGGGAGCAATTGATGTGGGAGCAGCGAGAGTTCGTCGAGTATGACGTCGAGACCGATGTCGTCGCGCTGCGGCGGATGATCGAGCTTACCGGCGGGCAGCGCACCGTTCCGGTTCTGGTCGTGGATGGCCGTGTCGAGCAGATAGGCTGGCACGGACGCGGGTGCACAGTCTCGCCACCGTGA
- a CDS encoding SIS domain-containing protein — MMTDPVMLAGMIGESLVSRNRLSDEFFRRESDRLALACQEMSARFIRGGRLLAFGNGASATDAQHVSVEFVHPVIVGKRALPALDLSSAFVEWAPAICRPDDIAMGFAPPGDDASVTTTLARLRELGAFTFALSGRDADFQLDSPSADPFIAQEVIEILYHTLWETVHVFFEHNEQGHDVGSAGFLYPFLGKEKQDTVAVLASVAESIRVKAADVARLREQVAAAQSAQIAAATFAISEAVRAGGKLILLGNGGSATDANDLALDCVAPPKGYRPVPAVSLSMEPANISAIANDIGADAIFLRQLIAQAAPSDVVVALSTSGGSSNVFAALEEARKRRMPTVALLGYDGGEIVRRGLADFPVVVTSDYVPRIQEVQASVYHVMRDMLEVLAHE, encoded by the coding sequence GACGGATCCTGTCATGCTTGCGGGGATGATCGGCGAGTCCCTGGTGTCACGCAATCGATTATCCGATGAGTTCTTCCGTCGCGAATCAGACCGCCTTGCACTGGCGTGCCAGGAAATGTCCGCGCGTTTTATTCGCGGCGGCCGGCTGCTGGCTTTCGGAAATGGCGCAAGCGCAACTGACGCGCAGCACGTGTCGGTTGAATTCGTCCATCCTGTGATCGTGGGCAAGCGCGCACTTCCCGCCCTTGATCTGTCGAGTGCATTTGTGGAATGGGCGCCTGCCATCTGCCGGCCCGACGATATCGCGATGGGATTTGCGCCGCCGGGGGATGATGCGTCGGTGACGACGACGCTCGCACGGCTCCGGGAACTTGGCGCGTTCACATTTGCGCTCAGCGGCCGCGACGCAGACTTCCAGTTGGACTCGCCATCTGCCGATCCATTTATCGCGCAGGAGGTGATAGAGATTCTCTATCATACGCTTTGGGAGACAGTACACGTTTTCTTCGAGCACAATGAACAGGGTCATGATGTTGGAAGCGCCGGCTTTCTGTATCCGTTTCTTGGTAAGGAGAAGCAGGATACGGTTGCTGTTCTCGCGAGCGTCGCCGAGTCCATCCGCGTCAAGGCGGCCGACGTCGCGAGGTTGCGGGAACAGGTTGCCGCCGCTCAGTCGGCGCAGATTGCGGCGGCCACCTTCGCTATTTCCGAAGCAGTGCGCGCCGGCGGCAAACTGATTCTCCTGGGGAATGGCGGCTCGGCGACTGACGCAAACGACTTGGCGCTGGATTGCGTCGCGCCTCCAAAGGGTTACCGGCCGGTGCCGGCGGTATCACTTTCAATGGAACCGGCGAACATAAGCGCAATCGCCAACGACATCGGCGCCGATGCGATCTTCCTGCGTCAACTCATTGCGCAGGCTGCGCCCAGTGATGTAGTGGTTGCACTGTCGACGAGCGGCGGCTCATCAAACGTCTTCGCCGCACTCGAGGAAGCGAGAAAGCGGCGGATGCCGACCGTCGCGCTGCTGGGTTACGATGGTGGTGAGATCGTGAGGCGCGGGCTCGCGGATTTTCCGGTGGTTGTCACGAGCGACTATGTTCCCCGCATTCAGGAAGTGCAGGCGTCTGTCTATCACGTGATGCGCGACATGCTCGAGGTACTGGCACATGAGTGA